The following DNA comes from Moritella sp. 24.
CGTTTAGCAATGGAAGATGTGATCGTAAAACTGTAATAATTTTAAGGTGCGAGTAAGCTACTAGTACGAGCAATTCATACGCACGTTGGTGCGTATGAATAAAAAATGGTGTCCCAGAGAAGATTCGAACTTCCGACCTAGCGCTTAGGAGGCGCTTGCTCTATCCAGCTGAGCTACAAGGACTTATAAACGTCTGAGAACTATACTATATTGTTTCGCCATTTCACAAGTAGCAGTCTGTATTTTTGCGATTTGAATGTCGTAACTCTGATTTCTGATAATTTCTGTAACGGCTAAGTACTTTATAATATCCCCTATTATATCAATACTTACCTGCCGGACTTTTATGGATTTCATTCAACTTTCTCGTATTAGCTTTAAGCACCTGACTGTTTTACATGTCATGCTATCGACTCACAGTGTGACCCGCAGTGCCGATATATTATGTATGAGTTCATCCAGTGTCAGTAAAACCCTTTCACAACTGCGTGTACTATTAAACGATGAATTGTTTTATCGTGATGGTACTCAGCTTATTCCGACCCCTTACGCACTTAAAGTCGCTCCAACACTGCATCTCATTATCAATAATATGAATGGATTATTAAATAGAGCTAGCTTTGAACCTTCACAGTTTGCAGGTCAATTTTCATTATCTATGCGAGAAAGCACTTTTGAAATATTTGCGCCAACGATCACCAACATACTCACTCAACAAACACCGAGCGCACAAGTCGAAATTCATTCTAAAGAACAGTTAGGTTTTGATGCATTATTAAATGGACAAGTGGATGTTATCATTCTACCCCATGATAAAAGTCAGCCACCAAGTAATGAAAAACAGTTGGTCTGGGAAACGGTCATCGAAGACGAAATGATTTGTGTAATGCGACCTGAACATCCACTCGCACAGCAAACGTTAACCACTGAAAAATACCTTAGTTATAAGCACATAGGGATCTTTGATAAAGAACTTAACCAGCCTTACTTTGAACAATTTTTAAAGCAGCAACACCACGCTAGAAATACCGTCATTTCAGTGGCAGATTTTGGCAGTGCTGCAACCGTTTGCAAACAATCTGATTTTTTGTTCACTTGTTCTAAAAAATGGTTTGAAGTGGCAAGTCAGGCACAAGGATTGGTCGCGAAACCATTACCGTTTGATTATGGGCAAGTTGTATATAGCATGGTGTTTAATAAATTGGCGTTAAACGAGCCTGCGTTATGCTGGCTCTTTAACAATATAAAGCAGGCGCTACACATCCCACGTTAATATTAAGTCGAGTCGATGTTAAACCTAGATATTAGGTGCAGATATTAGGTATAGGTATCAGGTATAGATTGACGGGACAAGTACTTCCCGCCCTAATCGCTTAGTCAGTTCACTACTAAACTGTTGCATCTGCTCTTCACTGCACTTATCCCACATTAAAGCATCGCCAATAACGCCATGATGTTGAAAAGCATTAAGGCGGATATTAACCTGTTGTGGCAACATGCTTAAATATTTTGAAACAGCATCGATTTCACTGAGCAAGTCGGTTTTATCAGGGATATAAAGTAACCTAACCTCATGCAACTTATCACTTAAAGCCAATAAGTTGATACTCTGTATAACACGATGGTTTCCTCTTGCAGTCAACCACAAATGTGTCGCATCTTGCCATGCTTTTAAATCGATCATAGCACCATCAATATACGGTAGAAGCTTATACCAACCTGTTTCAGATAAACTCCCATTACTGTCAATAAAACAACTCAGCTGAGCAAGCTCTTTAGAGGCTTTGACGGCTTTAAATAATTCTAGAACAAACCCTAACTGTAAGGTTGCTTCACCACCCGATACCGTAATGCCATTTAAAAAATGGTGATGTTTAGTAATTAATTCAATTAATTGCCTTACCGAGTAAATCGTTGTTTTCGGGTTCGACTTATTTGGACAAACCTCAATGCATTTATCACAACCAGTACAACGCGACTCATCCCATGTGACTTTATTGATCTTAAGGCTAAGTGCTTCTGTCGGACAAGATACAACACAGTCACCGCAATCATCACAATGATTAATCGTGTGCGGATTATGACAGGTTATACAATCGTAATTACAGCCCTGTAAAAAAATCACAAGGCGGTTACCAGGCCCATCGACACAAGAAAACGTCAGTATTTTACTGACTATTCCTTTTTTATCGAAGTTAATCGGCATGGACTGAATCATTAATTTGCATAGCTCGGGGTTGTTTCAAGTGCAGCAACACGTGGTTTTCGATCCAAAATACCGGTGTTTTTTGCAGCCTCGGCACCTAAGAATGTCGTATTAGTACGAGAGCCTTGAGCGTCAAATGTAGCGATATCAGAAAGCTTAACCATGTAGCCCGTCACACGAACTAAATCATTTGAAGCAACATTTGCTGTAAACTCACGATAACCCAACTGCAATGTGCCTTTCGCTAAATTAAACATCGCTAACGGATTTGTTTTTACCGTTTCATCAATCGTTAAAATATCACTGATTCCAGAACTGTAATATTGATGATGAGGTGCATTAGCCTGCACATAAGTCACAGGATCCGGTTCTGTACCATAAGGAATACGTACACCCGGTGTTACGTCTTTATCTAAGCTAATACCACCCTGTGCATGTAATAATGCCTTCCCCTTATAACCATACTTAACATCTGTTGCAGCAACAATCTCGGCAAGTTTTTTAGATATGGCGTGCCCAAGCTGATTAGAAATATCGTCATGGCCATACTGCGCATTAATATTTTCTTTTTCCATTAATACGTTCACAGCTTCCGCCATACCGTAAATACCGAACATAGGTGCGAATCGGCTTTCATCAATAAGTCCCTCTGTCGTTAGAAAACCTTTAAAGAAGTTAGACTCTTCATGTAAGAAACAGCTTCGAGCATCGATTAAGTCGAACATAATCGCGCAATACTCCGGTAATACAGTCTCGATAAAGTCCGCTTTACTCTGTGCTTTTTTCGCAATTTCTTTTAAGTTCATGCGTACTAATGTATTTGCCCCTCCCGCTAACGGCAAAGAATTATAGCAGCTCACAATACCAAAACCTGTATGATCAAACGTCTCGGCGTGTATAGGGTAATTAGCAATATGTGGTTTGCTGCAAACACAAATGTTATCCGTTGCTTGTCGCAGTAAATCATCAGGGGTAACTTGAACGTCGTACATAAACGTTAAGTTTGGTGCGATCTGTTTTAACTCAGCATCAACACGCAAAATAGTACGGCAAATAATATTATCTGTTGGACCAATATTTACATGCATAAAAGCATCTGGCAGAGTGCGATCAAGCATGATCCAAAATAGCTTTATTTTTTGATAAATCTGTTGTTCATTAAGGTCGCCAATATAAGGCATTAACACGGTATCCAACTGACCAAGGTACACAGGAATAGAAGTCACTGAAGGCACGTGATGATACAGAATAGTCAGTAAATTTAAGGCTTCATCAAAGTTAGTGGCCGCGTCTAATTCTAGGTATTGAGATCCTTGAGATAAGAATTTTGCATAATCAGGTAATACATAACGAGGTTTGAACGGTGCATGCCCTTCAAACATGTCACACAAAATACCTGCATCAATCGCTTGTTGCGCTTTTTCATCTATCGCCAAATAAGGTAGGCTTGCTTCAGCCTCTAACGCTAAATAATGCGATTTTTGTTTTGCCGATAAATTACTATCAGTGATGATACTGTATAAACGAGCCTGAGACATAATGAACCTCCATGATTAATGTAAGGTTATTATAAATGAAGCGTATTACTTTCCGTTAGTGAAATTAACGGGAACACTTATTTCCATTTTGGAATTCACAACATAATCTAAACGACTGATATAATGTGCAATTACCCAGCCTAATCATAAATTCACATGAGTCAGAAACATCACCGTTTATACGGCGACACAATCGTATTACCAGAGCGAGGATGCTGTGACACCATCACCAAATCTTGATATAAATATGCAATATTATCTTTCGTTAATACGTCATTCGGTTTACCTTCCGCCATGATCGCACCTTGGTTCACCAAGATTAATCGGTCACAGAATTCTGCTGCTGTATTTAAATTATGGATAGCCACCAGCGCTGAATTGCCTTTTTGACACGCTTGGTAAAGCACATTCATCAATTGTGATTCATGGCCAATGTCCAAACTGGCAGTGGGTTCATCAAGTAACATTAACGGCGCATCTTGCACTAACAAACGCGCAAAATTAACCAACTGCTTTTCACCACCGGAAAGCTCTGTCACTAAGCGGTCTTGTAAGTGAGCAATCCCCAGCAGCGTTAAGGTTTCTATTGTTTGCTGCGAAATTGTTTTGGCTGACACGATTTGGCTTTGCTGTTTAACATGAAACCCTAACGCGATTGTTTCCATCACACTAAACGGAAACGCGGCTTCACTGTATTGCGGTAAATAACTTAAATGACGGGCGCGTTCTAAGTGCGGTAAGGTCGTTAATGATTGTTGTTTAATAAACACCTCACCAGACGAGATCCCTTGAAATCCACTCACGCATTTCATCAAGGTACTTTTACCCGCGCCATTAGGACCAATAATGCCCACCAGCTCGCCTGCGTTAATCGAGAATGAAATGTCATTTAACAGCGTTTTCGATCCTGCTTTATAACCAAGGCCAGACACCTTTAGTAATGCTGAACTCATGCTAAATTCCCTTTACGCTGAAAACGAATAATTAAACCAATGAAATAACATCCGCCAATAAAGGAGGTTATGACCCCCACTTTTAACTCATTTGGCGCAATAATCCATCGACCTAACAAGTCACATATCAGCAGAAATATAACCCCAAAGATGGCCGAGAAAGGCAGCAGCTTTTCATGAGCAGGGCCGACAATTAAACGCACTAAATGCGGCACCATCAAGCCGATAAAACCAATAGGCCCCGCGATCGCAATCGACATCGCGGTGAGCAAGGTAGCAAACATCAATAATTTGAATCGTGTCTTTTTAACATTGAGACCTAAACTATGCGCACTTTCTTCGCCAAGAGCCAACAGGTTCAGAGACCGACTTTCTCTTAACAACAAAACCGATACAAGCGCGATAATCGGCGCTGGCCACATAAGTTGCGACCACACGCGACCGTCTAATCCACCCATAGCCCAAAACACAAATTGGCTCATTTCATATTGCTGAGCCATTAACAGCAAGCCCATTCTTGCACCGCCCAGCAAACTCGACAGCGCTAACCCCGTTAAAATAAGAAATAGAATTTGGGTTGAAGAATGACGCGACGCTAATACATAAATTAATCCCGCAGCAACCAATGCCCCCACGGTCGTAAAAACAGGTAACCACATAGGGTTCATCACTGACAAACCCGTTACTATCGCAAGCACTGCACCAAAACTACTACCAGAGCTCACCCCCAACACATCAGGGCTCGCCAATGGATTCTTGAATAACCCTTGTGTACACGCCCCTGCAAGTGCCAATGCGCCACCCGCTAAAATAGCCGCACAAGCACGGGGTAAACGGATATGTAACACGATAGCGCTCGCCAAAGGTTGTTCTTTTAGCGCTAACTCGCGGCCACCAATCAAATAGGATTTAAACAGGTCTAAAATATCGACAATGGGAATATGGATAGCGCCCAAGCTGAGGTACAGAAAAAATAGACCTAAAAAAAGGACAATAGAAAGCAGCACCTGTACTGATGTAAAACGATAAAAAGGCATAGAGACTACTTATAGACAGAGTGATTAATAAAGCGAATAGCATCCACATAGTACTGGCTATACACACCGCGTAACGCATGGGGTACTTGATAAACGCGGTTATGTTTAATCGCACTGACCGATTGCAGAGAGGGATCTGATAATACATCTTGCTTAAACTTGCTCGCTGTATTGTCATCGCCATATACCCACGCAGGGATGAATAATACCTCTGGGTTTAACGCAATAATCATTTCTTTCGATATCGGTACTTGCCCGTATTTATCCGTTGCATAATCTTTAATAATATTCACTACGTTCGCTTGCTCTAACAGCCCATTCCATGACGAATCTTGACCACTTGACGTGCCCCACGGGTTGTAATCCATCCCCGTTAATTTGTGCTCAGTCGAAATAATATCAGCCTTTAAGCGAGACCGCATCGTGGTAATAATTTGCTGCGCTTGTGCGTTTTTATTGACGATCTGACCCACGCGCGCTATCTCAGCTTCAATCTCATTGATATTTTTAGGGGCTTGCAGACGGAATACGGTAATGCCTGCACTCTCTAAAATACTCAGTTTGGCAGGATCACTCCAATTCGCGGCAAAGAGAATGTCGGGGCGATTGGCGATGATCATTTCAATATTCA
Coding sequences within:
- a CDS encoding iron ABC transporter permease, translated to MPFYRFTSVQVLLSIVLFLGLFFLYLSLGAIHIPIVDILDLFKSYLIGGRELALKEQPLASAIVLHIRLPRACAAILAGGALALAGACTQGLFKNPLASPDVLGVSSGSSFGAVLAIVTGLSVMNPMWLPVFTTVGALVAAGLIYVLASRHSSTQILFLILTGLALSSLLGGARMGLLLMAQQYEMSQFVFWAMGGLDGRVWSQLMWPAPIIALVSVLLLRESRSLNLLALGEESAHSLGLNVKKTRFKLLMFATLLTAMSIAIAGPIGFIGLMVPHLVRLIVGPAHEKLLPFSAIFGVIFLLICDLLGRWIIAPNELKVGVITSFIGGCYFIGLIIRFQRKGNLA
- a CDS encoding ABC transporter substrate-binding protein; protein product: MTVVDGLGKSIVIEKQPQRISSKTLFTDAVLLDLVDDASLSSLTDLAINPNYSLIIDRLPDGVPLLGLNIEMIIANRPDILFAANWSDPAKLSILESAGITVFRLQAPKNINEIEAEIARVGQIVNKNAQAQQIITTMRSRLKADIISTEHKLTGMDYNPWGTSSGQDSSWNGLLEQANVVNIIKDYATDKYGQVPISKEMIIALNPEVLFIPAWVYGDDNTASKFKQDVLSDPSLQSVSAIKHNRVYQVPHALRGVYSQYYVDAIRFINHSVYK
- a CDS encoding YjjI family glycine radical enzyme, with amino-acid sequence MMSQARLYSIITDSNLSAKQKSHYLALEAEASLPYLAIDEKAQQAIDAGILCDMFEGHAPFKPRYVLPDYAKFLSQGSQYLELDAATNFDEALNLLTILYHHVPSVTSIPVYLGQLDTVLMPYIGDLNEQQIYQKIKLFWIMLDRTLPDAFMHVNIGPTDNIICRTILRVDAELKQIAPNLTFMYDVQVTPDDLLRQATDNICVCSKPHIANYPIHAETFDHTGFGIVSCYNSLPLAGGANTLVRMNLKEIAKKAQSKADFIETVLPEYCAIMFDLIDARSCFLHEESNFFKGFLTTEGLIDESRFAPMFGIYGMAEAVNVLMEKENINAQYGHDDISNQLGHAISKKLAEIVAATDVKYGYKGKALLHAQGGISLDKDVTPGVRIPYGTEPDPVTYVQANAPHHQYYSSGISDILTIDETVKTNPLAMFNLAKGTLQLGYREFTANVASNDLVRVTGYMVKLSDIATFDAQGSRTNTTFLGAEAAKNTGILDRKPRVAALETTPSYAN
- a CDS encoding LysR family transcriptional regulator; its protein translation is MDFIQLSRISFKHLTVLHVMLSTHSVTRSADILCMSSSSVSKTLSQLRVLLNDELFYRDGTQLIPTPYALKVAPTLHLIINNMNGLLNRASFEPSQFAGQFSLSMRESTFEIFAPTITNILTQQTPSAQVEIHSKEQLGFDALLNGQVDVIILPHDKSQPPSNEKQLVWETVIEDEMICVMRPEHPLAQQTLTTEKYLSYKHIGIFDKELNQPYFEQFLKQQHHARNTVISVADFGSAATVCKQSDFLFTCSKKWFEVASQAQGLVAKPLPFDYGQVVYSMVFNKLALNEPALCWLFNNIKQALHIPR
- a CDS encoding ABC transporter ATP-binding protein, producing MSSALLKVSGLGYKAGSKTLLNDISFSINAGELVGIIGPNGAGKSTLMKCVSGFQGISSGEVFIKQQSLTTLPHLERARHLSYLPQYSEAAFPFSVMETIALGFHVKQQSQIVSAKTISQQTIETLTLLGIAHLQDRLVTELSGGEKQLVNFARLLVQDAPLMLLDEPTASLDIGHESQLMNVLYQACQKGNSALVAIHNLNTAAEFCDRLILVNQGAIMAEGKPNDVLTKDNIAYLYQDLVMVSQHPRSGNTIVSPYKR
- a CDS encoding YjjW family glycine radical enzyme activase, with the translated sequence MPINFDKKGIVSKILTFSCVDGPGNRLVIFLQGCNYDCITCHNPHTINHCDDCGDCVVSCPTEALSLKINKVTWDESRCTGCDKCIEVCPNKSNPKTTIYSVRQLIELITKHHHFLNGITVSGGEATLQLGFVLELFKAVKASKELAQLSCFIDSNGSLSETGWYKLLPYIDGAMIDLKAWQDATHLWLTARGNHRVIQSINLLALSDKLHEVRLLYIPDKTDLLSEIDAVSKYLSMLPQQVNIRLNAFQHHGVIGDALMWDKCSEEQMQQFSSELTKRLGREVLVPSIYT